In Myxococcales bacterium, a single window of DNA contains:
- a CDS encoding rhomboid family intramembrane serine protease → MSFYPGGGPQTPQPQFRFGGPITPVLRAFMIICGAGFILQIFWRGWGGSPGLEEIFGLYAPYFWRGAVYQLLTFHFFHGSLTHLGFNLLALWMFAGELEQLWGRKKFILYLAITGVGAGLCQLLFAPFLPVPVIGASGIVYGILMAFGILFPRRTVLLFFVIPMQVKWLVIGMGVIELTMAFDPASQSGIAHFAHLGGMLFGYLFLRWDRMYLRLRNVYYRRKLEKQRGKKRNLYVVRGDDDEPPYVH, encoded by the coding sequence ATGAGTTTCTATCCGGGCGGCGGCCCGCAAACCCCGCAGCCGCAGTTCCGTTTCGGCGGACCGATCACGCCGGTGCTCCGCGCGTTCATGATCATTTGCGGCGCCGGTTTCATCCTGCAGATTTTCTGGCGCGGCTGGGGCGGTTCGCCCGGGTTGGAGGAAATCTTCGGCCTCTATGCGCCCTACTTCTGGCGCGGCGCCGTCTACCAACTGCTGACCTTCCACTTTTTTCACGGCTCGCTGACCCACCTGGGTTTCAATCTGTTGGCGTTGTGGATGTTCGCCGGCGAGTTGGAACAACTGTGGGGCCGGAAGAAATTCATTCTCTACCTGGCGATCACCGGCGTCGGCGCCGGGTTGTGCCAACTGCTGTTCGCGCCGTTTCTGCCGGTGCCGGTCATCGGCGCCTCGGGCATCGTTTACGGCATTCTGATGGCCTTCGGCATCCTGTTCCCGCGCCGGACGGTCCTGTTGTTTTTCGTCATCCCCATGCAGGTCAAGTGGCTGGTCATCGGCATGGGAGTCATCGAACTGACCATGGCCTTCGATCCGGCGTCGCAGAGCGGGATCGCGCATTTCGCCCACCTCGGCGGCATGCTGTTCGGTTATCTCTTCCTGCGCTGGGATCGGATGTACTTACGGCTGCGCAACGTTTATTACCGCCGCAAACTGGAAAAGCAGCGCGGCAAGAAAAGAAACCTTTACGTGGTGCGGGGCGACGACGACGAGCCGCCTTACGTGCATTGA